A region of the Jatrophihabitans sp. genome:
GGCCCGAGGTCACCGTGTACTTCGGGTGGCCGGCGATCGAGTAGGCCAGCGTGGACTTGCCGGAGCCGTTGGGCCCCATGATCGCGTGCGTCTGGCCGGACTCGACCGTCAGGTTGACGCCCTTGAGGATCGGGGTGTCGTCCACGGCGACGTGCAGGTCGCGGATCTCAAGCTTGGACATCAGTTGCTCCTCTTTCACAAGTTGTGCGCTCAGGGGGCCGGGCGGTGTCGCCGCAGCCCGGGTCAGTCGTCCAGCTCGGCGTAGACGTCGCCGTCGATCACCGAAGTCGGGTAGACCGGCACCGGCCGGGTGGCCGGCGGCCCGGTCGGCTTGCCGGTGCGCAGGTCGAAACGGGAGCTGTGCAGGGCGCACTCGAGGGTGCAGTCCTCGACCTCGCCGTCAGAGAGCGGAAAGTCGGCGTGCGAGCAGACGTCCTCGATGGCGAACACCTCGTCGCCGACCTTGACCACGGCGACATCGAGGGCAGCCAGCTCAACCCGCAGCGGCACTCCTGGGCTGAGCTCGGCCAGCGCGCAGAGCCGGGTGGCCATCAGCCGTCCGCCAGGCCGGCCGGCGTGCCGCCGAGACGGGCGTCGATGCTGGCCATCAAGCGGTCGTGCAGAACCGGCACCTTGATGTGGTTGATCACGTCGGCGAAGAAGCCACGCACCACCAGCCGGCGGGCCTCGTCCTCGGGAATGCCCCGCGACTGTAAGTAGAACAGCTGCAGGTCGTCGAAGCGGCCGGTGGCGCTGGCGTGGCCGGCGCCGGCGATCTCGCCGGTCTCGATCTCGAGGTTGGGCACCGAGTCCGCGCGAGCGCCGTCGGTCAGCAACAGGTTGCGGTTGAGCTCGTAGGTGGTGGTGCCGACGGCCTCCGGCCGGATCCGGACGTCGCCGATCCAGACCGTCCGGGCGCTGTCGCCGTCCAGCACCGACTTGTAGACCACGTTGGAGCTGCAGTGCGGCACCGAGTGGTCGACGTAGAGCCGCGACTCCTGGTGCTGGCCCTCGCCGCAGAAGGACACGCCGTACAGGTTGGCCGAGCCCCCGGGCCCGCCGAAGCGCACCGTCGGGTTGATCCGGACGACGTCGCCGCCGAGGTTCACCGAGATGTGCTCGTAACTGGCGTCGCGGCCCACCAGCGCGGCGTGGGCGGCGACGTGCACGGCGCCGGCGTCCCAGTCCTGCACGCTGATCAGCGTCAGGGCCGAGCCGTCGGACAGCACGCACTCCACATTGGCGGCCACGGTCACCTCGCCGACATGGTCCATCACTACGGTGGCGCGCGCGTTCGGCTGAACGTCGATGACGAAGTGGCCGTAGTTCAAACCAGGCCGGCCGATCGAGCGCAACGTGATCGGCTCGGCGGGCTCGACGCCGGCGGCGACGCTCACCAGCACCACCCGGGCGGTGTTGGCCGCGGCCAGCGCGCTGACCCGGTCGGCCGGGGTCAGCGCCTTGCCCACCAATGGGTGATCGGGCTTGACCATCGTCACGGTCACCCCGTCGGGCAACTCGGTCTCGAAGCCGAAGGTGTTCTCGGACTCGAACGGCTGGAACAGCGGGCGCAGCTTGCGCAGCGGGCTGAACCGCCACTCCTCCTCGCGCCCGGTGGGCACGCCGAAGTCCTCGGGGTCGCGGGAGGTGAAACGCTCGGCGGGCGCGCCGCTGGCGGTGGGGGTGAGCAGTGTCGTCATCGTGTGCTTTCGGGTTGGGCCGGCCAGGATCCTCGAACGTGCGAGAAGCTGGTGGTGCTAGCCGACCGCTCCTTCCATCTGCAGTTCGATGAGCCGGTTGAGCTCAAGGGCGTACTCCATCGGCAACTCACGGGCGATCGGCTCGACGAAGCCGCGCACGATCATCGCCATCGCCTCGTCCTCGGACAGGCCACGGCTCATCAGGTAGAACAGCTGGTCATCGCTGACCTTGGACACCGTCGCCTCGTGACCCATCGACACGTCGTCCTCGCGGACGTCGACGTAGGGGTAGGTGTCGGACCGGCTGATGGTGTCGACCAGCAGGGCGTCGCACTTGACCGTGGACTTGCTGTGGTGGGCGCCCGGCTCGACCTGGACCAGGCCGCGGTAGGAGGTCCGGCCGCCGCCGCGAGCCACCGACTTGGAGATGATCGTCGAGGACGTGTGCGGCGCGGCGTGCACCATCTTGGCCCCGGCGTCCTGGTGCTGCCCCTCGCCGGCGAAGGCGATCGAGAGCACCTCGCCCTTGGCGTGCTCGCCGGTCATCCAGACGGCCGGGTACTTCATGGTCACCTTCGAGCCGATGTTGCCGTCGACCCATTCCATGGTCGCGGCCTCCTGGGCGACGGCCCGCTTGGTGACCAGGTTGTAGACGTTGTTCGACCAGTTCTGGATGGTGGTGTAGCGGCACCGCCCGCCCTTCTTGACGATGATCTCCACGACCGCCGAGTGCAGCGAGTCAGAGGAGTAGATCGGCGCGGTGCAGCCTTCGACGTAGTGCACATAGGCGTCCTCGTCGATGATCATCAGGGTGCGCTCGAACTGGCCCATGTTCTCGGTGTTGATCCGGAAGTAGGCCTGCAGCGGGATGTCGACGTGCACGCCCTTGGGGACGTAGATGAACGAGCCGCCCGACCACACGGCGGTGTTCAGCGCCGCGAACTTGTTGTCACCGGACGGGATCACCGTGCCGAAGTACTCCTTGAACAGCTCCTCGTGCTCGCGCAGCGCGGTGTCGGTGTCCAGGAACAGCACGCCCTGGGTCTCCAGGTCCTCACGGATCTTGTGGTAGACGACCTCGGACTCGTACTGCGCCGCGACGCCGGAGACCAGCCGCTGCTTCTCGGCCTCGGGGATGCCGAGCCGGTCGTAGGTGTTCTTGATCTCGGCCGGCAGGTCGTCCCAGGAAGCGGCCTGCTTCTCGGTCGAGCGCACGAAGTACTTGATGTTCTCGAAGTCGATCCCCGACAGGTCCGAGCCCCAGTTCGGCATCGGCTTCTTACGGAAGATCTCCAGCGCCTTGAGCCGGCGCTCCAGCATCCAGGCGGGCTCGTTCTTCAGCGCCGAGATGTTGCGCACGACGTCCTCGCTCAGGCCGCGACGGGCGGTCGAACCGGCCACGTCGGAGTCTGACCAGCCGAACTTGTAGGTCGACAGGGCCTCGATCTGCTCGCCCTGGGTGATAACGCGCTCAGCTGCTGTGGTCATCTATGTGCCTCCCGGTCTGGGACCGCTTCGGTTGTCGTGGATCTGGTGGTCATGGATCTGGTGGTGGTAGTACTCGTGCTCGCGTGCGAGACGTGGGTGGTGCAGACGCCGTCGCCGTGGGCGATGGTGGCCAGTCGTTGGACGTTGGCGCCGAGCACGGAGGCCAGCGCCCGGGTCTCGGCCTCGCACAGCTGCGGGAACTCCGCGGCCACGTGCGCAACCGGGCAATGGTGCTGGCAGATCTGGCTGCCCTGCCCGGCGTTGCCGGCCGGGGTGACCTTGGCGGCATAGCCTTCGGCGGTCAGCGCCGCGGCGACCAGGCCGGCCTTGTCGCGCGGGCCGGCCCCGGCGAACTCGGGCGTGGTGAGCTGCGAGCCGATCCGGGCGATCAGCGTGCTGGCCCGGTGCTCGGCGAAGGCCGCCACCGCCGCCTCGCCGCCGGTGTCGCGCAGGTAGCGCAACGCCGTCGAAGCCAGGTCGTCATAGGCGTGTCCGAAGCCTGCGCGGCCGGCGTCGGTCAGGGCGTAGGCCCGAGCCGGTCGGCCACGGCCACGCGGGTTGGAGCTGCGCGGCCGCACCTCGACGAGGATCCCGTCGGCGACCAGCGCGTCCAGATGGCGGCGGACGGCGGCGGACGACAGCCCCAGCCGCCCGGCCAGCGCGGCGGCGGTCAGCGGCCCGGACTCCTGCACCAACCGGGTCACCGCGTCGCGGGTGCGTCCCTCGGCAGAGCCGGCGGTCATCGCCTCGTCGCGGACGACGTCGCGGGCGCCGGTGATCGCACCCGGACCGCCCGCGTCCACGCCGGCAGCCGGTGCGAGCACCGGTGTCGAGGCGGGGGCGCCAGCTAATTTCACAAGATAAGTATGACGTATTTCCCGGACCGAGCCTAGCCAGGGCAGCCGTGAGGGGCCGCGTGCCGAGGTGGCGTTGCTCTCATCCGACGGGCTCGGCGCGGCAGTCGAGCTGGTTTGGCCCGTTTGGCGCCCCTGCGCCGCGCCGGGCCGCGGGCCTCCGGCTCTACGGCTGACCTGAGGCGGGGCAGAAGGCGCTTGACCAGGCGGTAGGTTCGCTAAGTGCTGTACCACGCCTCGGAAGTCCTTGTAGCGCCTCTGATCCGCGCCTATTTCAAGCCGCGCGTCAGCGGCCAGGAGTTCGTCCCGCGCACCGGTCCGGCGATCATCGCCGCCAACCACCTGTCCGCCGCGGACGAGGTGTTCACCCCGATCACCGCCGGCCGTCAGGTGCTGTACTTCGCCAAGGCCGAGTACTTCACCGCCCCCGGGCTGCGTGGCCGGATCACCGCCTGGAGCTTTCGCGAGTTCGGCCACGTGCCGGTGGACCGGTACAACCCGCGGGCAGCCGCCAACGCCGTCGACGTGGGCGTCGAGCTGCTGGGCCAGCACAAGGCTCTGGGCATCTACCCCGAAGGCACCCGGTCACCGGACGGCCGGCTGCACAAGTTCCGCACCGGGGTCGCCCGGCTGGCCCTGCGCTCGGGCGCGCCGGTCATCCCGGTGGGCCTGATCGGCACCGACAAGGTGCTCATCGAGGGCGACCGGCACTGGTACCGCGCTCCGGTCGAGGTGCACTACGGCCCGGCGTTGGACTTCTCCGGCCGCCCCGAGGACGAGCGCTCGTCCCGCAAGCTGCGCGAGGTCACCGAGACGATCCGGGAGGCGGTGCAGAAGCTGTCCGGACAGGACTACGTCGACAGCTACGGGAGCGCGGTGAAGGCCGGAGAGTGACGCCCACGGCCCGCACCGAACGTCACAGCGCAGGTGGTGCGTCAGCCCCGCGCGGACTACCTAGACTTGACCAGTGCCCGCCGCCGTTGAGATCACCGATCTCGTCAAGCGCTATGCAGGCCGGCCCGCCGTGGACGGCATCTCACTCACCGTGCCGCGTGGTCACCTGCTCGCGCTGCTGGGCACCAACGGCGCCGGCAAGACCACCACCATCGAGATCTGCGAGGGCTTCCGGCGTGCCGACAGCGGCCGGGTCCGGGTGCTCGGACTGGACCCGGTCACCGACAGCGGCGCGCTGCGTCCCAAGGTCGGGGTGATGCTGCAGGGCGGCGTCGGCGGCTACACCGGCGCCCGTGCCCTGGAGCTGCTGCAGCTGTTCGGCAGCTACGCCGCGCACCCTCTCGACGCGCGCGACCTGCTCGAAGAGGTGGGCCTGGCCGAGCAGGCCGGCACCCAGGTCAGGCGGCTGTCCGGCGGCCAGCAGCAGCGGCTGTCGCTGGCGATGGCGCTGATCTCGCGTCCGGAGCTGCTGTTCCTGGACGAGCCGACCACCGGCATGGACCCGCAGGCCCGACGCGGTGCCTGGGACCTGATCCGCCGGTTGCACCGCGACGGCGTCAGCATCGTGCTGAGCACCCACTACCTGGACGAGGCCGAGGAGCTGGCAGACCACGTCGTGATGCTGCACGCCGGGCGGATCGTCGCCGAGGGCAGCCCGGCTGAGCTGACCCAGGCCGGCTCAGCGGGCCAGGTCCGGTTCTCAGCGCCCGCCGGCCTACCGATCGCGGAGCTGCAGGCGGCATTGCCGGTCGGCGCCCAGGTCAGCGAGCCGGCCGCCGGGCATTACCTGGTCGCGGGCGAGGTGACGCCGACGCTGCTGGCCGCCATCACGTCCTGGTGCGCGGCGCGCGAGGTGCTGGCTGAGGGCCTGCGTGTCGAGCGGCGCAGCCTGGAGGACGTCTTCCTGGCCCTCACCCTGCCGCAGACCGGTCGATGACCACCAGCTTCGCGCCCGCCTCGGGCGCGGCGCCAGCGTCGCGGATGCTGGCCGCCCAGACCCGGATGGAGCTGCGGCTGCTGCTGCGCAACGGCGAGCAGGTCGCGTTGACGCTGGTGATCCCGCTGCTGCTGGAGTTCTTCTTCAACCTGCCGTTGCTGTACTCCCTCGACACGCCCCGGCGAATCGACTTCGTGGTGCCCTCGGTGCTCGCGCTGGCGGTGATGAGCGCCTCGTTCACCGGCCTTGCCATCGGCACCGGCTTCGAGCGCAAGTACGCGGTGCTCAAGCGGCTGGGCGCCACCGCGCTGTCCCG
Encoded here:
- a CDS encoding non-heme iron oxygenase ferredoxin subunit; protein product: MATRLCALAELSPGVPLRVELAALDVAVVKVGDEVFAIEDVCSHADFPLSDGEVEDCTLECALHSSRFDLRTGKPTGPPATRPVPVYPTSVIDGDVYAELDD
- a CDS encoding ABC transporter ATP-binding protein, with the translated sequence MPAAVEITDLVKRYAGRPAVDGISLTVPRGHLLALLGTNGAGKTTTIEICEGFRRADSGRVRVLGLDPVTDSGALRPKVGVMLQGGVGGYTGARALELLQLFGSYAAHPLDARDLLEEVGLAEQAGTQVRRLSGGQQQRLSLAMALISRPELLFLDEPTTGMDPQARRGAWDLIRRLHRDGVSIVLSTHYLDEAEELADHVVMLHAGRIVAEGSPAELTQAGSAGQVRFSAPAGLPIAELQAALPVGAQVSEPAAGHYLVAGEVTPTLLAAITSWCAAREVLAEGLRVERRSLEDVFLALTLPQTGR
- the sufD gene encoding Fe-S cluster assembly protein SufD → MTTLLTPTASGAPAERFTSRDPEDFGVPTGREEEWRFSPLRKLRPLFQPFESENTFGFETELPDGVTVTMVKPDHPLVGKALTPADRVSALAAANTARVVLVSVAAGVEPAEPITLRSIGRPGLNYGHFVIDVQPNARATVVMDHVGEVTVAANVECVLSDGSALTLISVQDWDAGAVHVAAHAALVGRDASYEHISVNLGGDVVRINPTVRFGGPGGSANLYGVSFCGEGQHQESRLYVDHSVPHCSSNVVYKSVLDGDSARTVWIGDVRIRPEAVGTTTYELNRNLLLTDGARADSVPNLEIETGEIAGAGHASATGRFDDLQLFYLQSRGIPEDEARRLVVRGFFADVINHIKVPVLHDRLMASIDARLGGTPAGLADG
- a CDS encoding metalloregulator ArsR/SmtB family transcription factor; the protein is MKLAGAPASTPVLAPAAGVDAGGPGAITGARDVVRDEAMTAGSAEGRTRDAVTRLVQESGPLTAAALAGRLGLSSAAVRRHLDALVADGILVEVRPRSSNPRGRGRPARAYALTDAGRAGFGHAYDDLASTALRYLRDTGGEAAVAAFAEHRASTLIARIGSQLTTPEFAGAGPRDKAGLVAAALTAEGYAAKVTPAGNAGQGSQICQHHCPVAHVAAEFPQLCEAETRALASVLGANVQRLATIAHGDGVCTTHVSHASTSTTTTRSMTTRSTTTEAVPDREAHR
- the sufB gene encoding Fe-S cluster assembly protein SufB, translated to MTTAAERVITQGEQIEALSTYKFGWSDSDVAGSTARRGLSEDVVRNISALKNEPAWMLERRLKALEIFRKKPMPNWGSDLSGIDFENIKYFVRSTEKQAASWDDLPAEIKNTYDRLGIPEAEKQRLVSGVAAQYESEVVYHKIREDLETQGVLFLDTDTALREHEELFKEYFGTVIPSGDNKFAALNTAVWSGGSFIYVPKGVHVDIPLQAYFRINTENMGQFERTLMIIDEDAYVHYVEGCTAPIYSSDSLHSAVVEIIVKKGGRCRYTTIQNWSNNVYNLVTKRAVAQEAATMEWVDGNIGSKVTMKYPAVWMTGEHAKGEVLSIAFAGEGQHQDAGAKMVHAAPHTSSTIISKSVARGGGRTSYRGLVQVEPGAHHSKSTVKCDALLVDTISRSDTYPYVDVREDDVSMGHEATVSKVSDDQLFYLMSRGLSEDEAMAMIVRGFVEPIARELPMEYALELNRLIELQMEGAVG
- a CDS encoding lysophospholipid acyltransferase family protein, producing the protein MLYHASEVLVAPLIRAYFKPRVSGQEFVPRTGPAIIAANHLSAADEVFTPITAGRQVLYFAKAEYFTAPGLRGRITAWSFREFGHVPVDRYNPRAAANAVDVGVELLGQHKALGIYPEGTRSPDGRLHKFRTGVARLALRSGAPVIPVGLIGTDKVLIEGDRHWYRAPVEVHYGPALDFSGRPEDERSSRKLREVTETIREAVQKLSGQDYVDSYGSAVKAGE